One Nocardia iowensis DNA window includes the following coding sequences:
- a CDS encoding VOC family protein codes for MAIQRLDNIGVAVRDVERVARFFADQVGLPTELDLAGEPPSAQVAVGEQYLYLFRTTDAAGQTKRLPDLVGNPQGLDHVSFTVDDVDRTYAELVERGVAFDGEPTTEQAWNIRLAGFADPEGNRYYLVQSLSAA; via the coding sequence ATGGCCATTCAGCGGCTGGACAACATCGGGGTCGCAGTGCGGGATGTGGAGCGGGTCGCGCGGTTCTTCGCAGATCAAGTGGGCCTACCGACAGAGCTGGACCTGGCGGGCGAGCCACCCTCGGCTCAGGTGGCCGTAGGTGAGCAGTACCTGTATCTGTTCCGGACGACCGACGCCGCGGGGCAGACGAAGCGACTGCCCGATCTGGTCGGCAATCCGCAGGGCTTGGATCATGTGAGTTTCACCGTCGACGACGTCGATCGCACCTACGCCGAACTCGTCGAACGAGGCGTCGCCTTCGACGGCGAGCCCACGACCGAGCAGGCCTGGAACATCCGCCTCGCCGGTTTCGCCGACCCAGAAGGTAACCGGTACTACCTGGTCCAGTCCCTATCGGCGGCATGA
- a CDS encoding SDR family NAD(P)-dependent oxidoreductase yields the protein MSPEIAPLAGKLALVTGGARGTGRAIVEEIARLGARVIINYCHSEEDAERTRAELGGSVVATMRASVAREDSVERLFRSIEERWGTLDILVNNAASGAFGALSDLSGKDWARAIDTNLLGTLRCSQHAAALMRDRGGVICNVSSTGSTYPVPGYAAVGVTKAAVESLTRYLSYEYRDDNIRVNCASAGPLESRPLRQLLPDPVAAQRVAEQTPARRLGVPAELAAVVGFLVSPAAGWMWGQTVIADGGLSLTSWPNAAVAEYAVRS from the coding sequence ATGTCGCCCGAAATAGCACCGCTGGCCGGAAAGCTCGCCCTCGTCACCGGTGGCGCCCGTGGCACCGGCCGCGCCATTGTCGAAGAAATCGCGCGATTGGGCGCGCGCGTCATCATCAACTACTGCCATTCCGAGGAAGACGCCGAGCGCACCCGTGCCGAGCTCGGCGGCTCGGTAGTGGCGACGATGCGCGCCTCGGTGGCCCGCGAAGACTCGGTGGAGCGTCTCTTCCGCAGCATCGAAGAACGCTGGGGGACATTGGATATTCTCGTCAACAATGCGGCCTCAGGTGCGTTCGGCGCACTGAGCGATCTCTCCGGCAAGGATTGGGCGCGGGCGATAGATACGAATCTGCTCGGCACGCTGCGCTGCTCGCAGCACGCGGCGGCCCTGATGCGCGACCGCGGCGGCGTGATCTGCAATGTTTCCTCGACCGGCTCGACCTATCCGGTTCCAGGCTACGCGGCGGTGGGCGTCACCAAGGCGGCGGTGGAATCGCTGACCCGCTATTTGTCCTATGAATACCGGGACGACAACATTCGGGTGAACTGTGCGTCGGCGGGGCCGCTGGAGAGCAGGCCATTACGCCAGCTCTTGCCGGATCCCGTTGCGGCACAGCGCGTCGCGGAGCAGACACCCGCGCGGCGGCTCGGCGTGCCCGCCGAACTCGCCGCCGTGGTCGGATTCCTGGTATCCCCGGCAGCGGGCTGGATGTGGGGGCAGACCGTGATCGCGGACGGCGGCCTTTCACTGACCTCCTGGCCGAATGCGGCTGTCGCCGAGTACGCGGTGCGGTCATGA
- a CDS encoding alpha/beta hydrolase gives MLPWSAELAGRLDEHIFESALLRDNPLQDPHQRPLWVYVPPGYEEDGDRRYPSIYVIQGYSGHVEMWRNRMPFRRPFPETADAVFVAGEAPPAIVVYVDAWTAYGGSQFVDSRGTGPYHSYLCDEIVPWVDAHYRTAADRDHRAIMGKSSGGFGAMITPMLRPDLFGALATHAGDALYEYCYIPEFPDAVRHLRAYDGDIHRWWAEFQQRVSFTKPEDHDLLVVYGVAACFSPGHDGRPELPFDPRTGVLKPDVWQRWLDWDPIRMVPTHAEAMRSMRAIWIDGGTKDEWYLDIGAEAFRQALLDNGVHKDVINFELFDAKHGGIDYRYPMSLAWLAKNLSDRAADR, from the coding sequence TTGCGTGACAACCCGTTGCAGGATCCGCATCAACGCCCGTTGTGGGTGTATGTGCCGCCCGGTTACGAGGAGGATGGCGACAGACGCTATCCGTCGATCTACGTTATCCAGGGCTACAGCGGTCACGTCGAGATGTGGCGGAATCGGATGCCGTTCCGTCGTCCGTTTCCCGAAACCGCCGACGCGGTCTTCGTGGCGGGTGAGGCTCCGCCCGCGATTGTCGTGTACGTCGACGCGTGGACCGCCTACGGCGGCAGCCAGTTCGTCGACTCGCGCGGCACCGGCCCGTACCACTCTTACCTCTGCGATGAGATCGTCCCCTGGGTGGACGCGCACTATCGCACGGCCGCCGACCGTGATCATCGCGCCATCATGGGCAAGAGCAGCGGCGGATTCGGTGCGATGATCACGCCGATGCTGCGTCCAGACCTGTTCGGCGCCTTGGCAACCCATGCCGGTGACGCTCTCTACGAATACTGCTACATTCCCGAATTCCCGGACGCCGTGCGCCATCTCCGAGCGTACGACGGAGATATTCACCGGTGGTGGGCCGAGTTTCAGCAGCGGGTGTCCTTCACCAAACCCGAAGACCACGATCTTCTCGTGGTGTACGGCGTCGCCGCCTGCTTCTCACCGGGCCACGACGGCCGCCCGGAGCTTCCGTTCGATCCCCGCACCGGCGTGCTGAAACCCGATGTCTGGCAACGCTGGCTGGATTGGGACCCGATCCGCATGGTGCCCACCCACGCCGAGGCCATGCGGTCGATGCGGGCGATCTGGATCGACGGCGGCACCAAGGACGAATGGTATCTGGACATCGGCGCCGAAGCTTTCCGCCAGGCACTGCTCGACAACGGCGTGCACAAGGATGTGATCAATTTCGAGCTGTTCGACGCCAAACACGGCGGCATCGACTATCGCTACCCCATGTCGCTGGCGTGGTTGGCGAAGAACCTCTCGGATCGAGCCGCCGACCGCTAG
- a CDS encoding TetR/AcrR family transcriptional regulator yields the protein MTELPEVAGPRGRRGPVSGLPPRYRRLIEISTDLFSRYGYGATTIRQIADEMGIKSASLYSHVGSKADILRVIILDVAREFTEGATQCVDTIADPEQRLRELCRSHMRVMERRAAAVVVYFHHWRKLNPEYQAEIIDLRGEYEAMFRYAVAESVRQGIYRPVDEAHAVRVLLGALNWTYEWRSPSRGMDADATADSILDLITSGLKG from the coding sequence ATGACCGAGCTGCCGGAAGTAGCCGGACCGCGGGGTCGGCGTGGGCCGGTGAGCGGCTTGCCGCCGCGGTACCGGCGGCTGATCGAGATCTCCACCGATCTGTTCAGCCGATACGGCTACGGCGCCACCACGATCCGGCAGATCGCCGACGAGATGGGGATCAAGAGCGCGAGCCTGTACTCGCACGTCGGCAGCAAGGCCGACATCCTGCGCGTCATCATTCTCGATGTCGCCCGTGAATTCACCGAGGGCGCAACGCAGTGCGTCGACACCATCGCCGATCCCGAGCAGCGACTGCGCGAGCTCTGCCGGTCGCATATGCGGGTGATGGAGCGTCGCGCGGCCGCCGTGGTGGTGTACTTCCATCACTGGCGCAAGCTCAATCCGGAGTACCAAGCCGAAATCATCGACCTACGTGGGGAATACGAGGCGATGTTCCGGTACGCGGTCGCCGAGAGCGTGCGGCAGGGAATCTATCGGCCGGTCGACGAGGCCCATGCGGTCCGGGTCCTGCTCGGCGCGTTGAACTGGACCTACGAGTGGCGCTCCCCGTCGCGCGGCATGGATGCCGACGCGACGGCGGACAGCATCCTCGATCTCATCACTTCCGGCTTGAAGGGATGA
- a CDS encoding acyl-CoA thioesterase, producing the protein MHDITREILDMPLRVRYHECDPQGVVFNAHYLAYADMACLESMKRLFGSYDQVAEHGVELVLAESQVRYLQPCRFDEELTVTVGVGKVGRTSLTLIYLMRRAEATVTVVSNRYVWVDATDFRPVPPPTSVRNAFTGDEMLTPASGTSTV; encoded by the coding sequence ATGCATGACATCACCAGGGAGATCTTGGACATGCCGCTGCGGGTGCGGTATCACGAATGCGACCCGCAGGGCGTGGTGTTCAACGCGCATTACCTCGCCTACGCCGACATGGCCTGCCTGGAGTCGATGAAGCGGCTGTTCGGCTCCTACGACCAGGTGGCCGAGCACGGCGTCGAACTCGTCCTGGCCGAATCACAGGTGCGATACCTGCAGCCGTGTCGGTTCGACGAAGAACTCACCGTGACCGTAGGTGTGGGCAAAGTCGGCCGGACTTCGCTGACCTTGATCTATCTGATGCGCCGCGCCGAGGCGACGGTAACGGTGGTGTCGAACCGGTACGTGTGGGTCGACGCCACCGATTTCCGGCCGGTGCCGCCGCCGACGAGTGTGCGCAACGCCTTCACCGGGGACGAGATGCTCACTCCCGCAAGCGGAACCAGCACCGTTTGA
- a CDS encoding helix-turn-helix domain-containing protein has product MQQTAYDPEEIECVISSLQRAIESQQQAIDALQRLWARPRVEYEPVPLSATPAQSDVFTFTRRQAQVLDLLADGATNRRIGKVLGIKEQTVKAHVHAVLSKLGASHRTEAVSIAYKWGLLRAETA; this is encoded by the coding sequence ATGCAGCAAACCGCCTACGACCCGGAAGAAATCGAGTGCGTCATCAGCAGCCTGCAACGCGCCATCGAATCACAACAGCAGGCAATTGACGCGTTGCAGCGCTTGTGGGCTCGACCTCGGGTCGAGTACGAGCCGGTACCGCTGTCGGCAACGCCCGCCCAGTCCGACGTATTCACCTTTACCCGCAGGCAGGCGCAGGTTCTCGACCTGCTGGCCGACGGTGCGACGAATCGGCGGATCGGCAAGGTGCTCGGAATCAAGGAGCAAACGGTGAAAGCGCATGTGCACGCGGTGCTTTCGAAGCTCGGCGCGTCGCATCGCACCGAAGCCGTGTCGATCGCCTACAAGTGGGGACTGTTGCGCGCCGAGACCGCCTGA
- a CDS encoding ACP S-malonyltransferase codes for MTGFALAFPGQGVKPADLRRDLAELRSAPLISVVLESLHRADVADLDLTDTRVVQPTMLALGLVRARAIAPSLANVPLVAGHSFGEITALAFAGAISEDDAVRLARTRGELCQRTSAERPGAMVAVMGLDATEVEWMRRRISFTQPSAHLEVAAINGPKQIVLSGDPDAVRQVAEDAAAVDAEAQVLPIGGAFHCQHMAGALPEWTAALDAIEIRPPNCTFVSSTEARPLTTARGVRRALARALVLPVRWVETLSVAHELGVRRMVDAGPGQVLHKLGKRLGRLDFVEYHTVIEQTATSKGA; via the coding sequence ATGACCGGATTTGCGCTGGCCTTCCCCGGACAGGGCGTCAAACCCGCGGATCTGCGACGAGACTTGGCGGAGCTGCGGTCGGCACCCTTGATCTCCGTGGTGCTCGAAAGCCTGCATCGGGCCGACGTCGCCGACCTCGATCTCACCGACACCCGCGTCGTGCAGCCAACGATGCTGGCGCTTGGACTCGTCCGGGCCAGGGCGATCGCGCCGTCGCTCGCGAACGTGCCACTGGTGGCCGGGCACAGTTTCGGCGAAATCACCGCACTGGCCTTCGCGGGGGCGATCTCGGAGGACGACGCTGTTCGGCTCGCTCGTACGCGCGGCGAGCTGTGCCAGCGAACGAGCGCGGAACGGCCGGGTGCGATGGTCGCCGTGATGGGGTTGGACGCGACCGAGGTCGAATGGATGCGGCGACGGATCTCGTTCACCCAGCCGTCCGCACACCTGGAGGTCGCGGCGATCAATGGGCCCAAACAGATTGTGCTGTCCGGTGATCCGGACGCGGTGCGGCAAGTGGCCGAGGACGCGGCGGCGGTCGACGCGGAAGCACAGGTCCTCCCGATCGGTGGCGCGTTCCACTGTCAGCACATGGCCGGTGCGCTGCCGGAATGGACCGCTGCCCTGGACGCGATCGAGATTCGGCCGCCGAACTGCACGTTCGTCTCGTCGACCGAGGCGCGGCCGTTGACCACCGCGCGAGGTGTCCGGCGCGCCCTCGCCAGGGCGCTGGTGCTGCCGGTGCGGTGGGTCGAAACCCTGTCGGTGGCGCACGAACTCGGCGTGCGCCGGATGGTTGACGCCGGGCCGGGGCAGGTGCTGCACAAACTCGGTAAGCGCTTGGGACGACTGGATTTCGTCGAATACCACACAGTGATCGAGCAGACCGCGACGAGCAAGGGAGCATGA
- a CDS encoding SDR family oxidoreductase has product MTSAARDRVALVTGASGLLGGRVADRLLAMGIPTALHYSANPQRPHEVTAQNAGLAMPVKADLADGAAVETMIADVRERFGPITDLVHCAAVTDDGLLIEQDEQRWRSVIEVNLLGTYRLLRGVVPMMMRKRAGRVVVVSSPSALHGIAGQSSYAASKAGVLGLIRALAVEYAARNITINAVCPGFMDSALTSATPEPARERILARTPLGKEPVEPDHVVDGIFFLLANPMVTGQNLVIDGGYTIS; this is encoded by the coding sequence ATGACGTCGGCGGCGCGCGACCGGGTGGCGCTGGTTACCGGCGCGTCCGGGCTGCTTGGCGGCCGCGTCGCCGATCGCCTGCTGGCCATGGGGATTCCAACGGCACTGCACTACTCGGCGAACCCGCAGCGCCCGCACGAGGTGACCGCACAGAACGCGGGGCTGGCCATGCCGGTAAAAGCCGACTTGGCGGACGGCGCCGCGGTGGAGACGATGATCGCCGATGTCCGCGAGCGGTTCGGACCGATCACCGACCTCGTGCACTGTGCGGCGGTCACCGACGACGGACTGCTCATCGAGCAGGACGAACAGCGCTGGCGGTCGGTCATCGAGGTCAATTTGCTCGGCACCTACCGGCTACTGCGCGGCGTCGTTCCGATGATGATGCGCAAGCGGGCCGGTCGCGTCGTGGTCGTCTCGTCACCGTCCGCGCTGCACGGAATTGCGGGCCAGTCCTCCTACGCGGCCTCGAAAGCCGGTGTGCTCGGCCTGATCCGAGCCCTCGCGGTCGAGTATGCGGCGCGCAATATCACTATCAACGCGGTCTGCCCCGGATTCATGGACAGCGCGCTGACCTCGGCGACACCGGAACCGGCGAGGGAGCGGATTCTCGCGAGGACTCCGCTCGGTAAGGAACCCGTCGAACCGGATCACGTGGTGGACGGGATCTTCTTCCTGCTCGCGAACCCCATGGTGACCGGTCAGAACTTGGTCATCGACGGCGGCTACACGATCTCTTAA